In Pseudomonas sp. DNDY-54, a genomic segment contains:
- the msrQ gene encoding protein-methionine-sulfoxide reductase heme-binding subunit MsrQ: MRYPRWRLLLFMAIASVPIYWTYQGATSALGPDPGKELVDNLGQGALVLLLASLAMSPLQKLTSWPGWIAFRRQLGLWSFSYATLHLAAYLYFLLGFDFTGFTAELIDRPYIAVGAIALMGLSVLAATSTRWSMRKLGKRWKKLHRIIYPVLLVVLLHMLWVVRADAGRWALYASIAAVLLVARLPPVEKRLVTLGRGSRLNKS, translated from the coding sequence GGTACCCAAGGTGGCGACTGCTTCTGTTTATGGCGATAGCCAGTGTCCCTATCTACTGGACATATCAGGGCGCGACGTCTGCACTAGGGCCTGATCCCGGCAAGGAGCTGGTAGACAACTTGGGGCAGGGCGCTCTTGTGCTATTGCTGGCGTCGCTCGCGATGTCGCCTCTGCAAAAGCTCACATCGTGGCCGGGATGGATCGCATTCCGCCGTCAGCTAGGCCTGTGGTCTTTCAGTTACGCAACGCTTCACCTTGCGGCTTATCTCTATTTCCTTCTCGGTTTCGATTTCACCGGCTTTACGGCGGAACTCATTGATCGTCCTTACATCGCTGTGGGTGCGATTGCGCTGATGGGGCTGTCAGTGCTCGCCGCGACGTCAACTCGTTGGAGCATGCGCAAACTAGGCAAGCGCTGGAAGAAGCTCCATCGGATCATTTATCCCGTACTGTTGGTCGTGCTGCTCCACATGTTATGGGTAGTGCGTGCCGATGCTGGCCGGTGGGCCCTGTACGCGTCGATTGCTGCGGTGTTGCTGGTGGCGCGTCTGCCGCCTGTAGAAAAAAGGTTGGTTACCCTAGGCCGAGGGAGTAGGTTGAATAAAAGTTGA